The window ACGATGTGTCATAATGgaaaatttattacattattgtCCAATacttatcaatttttaaatgtatatccaaaacttataaaaattctaaaacatgtcaaaactcgcgttttatattagtatagataTAGATGTGTAAAAAggttaattaaatcataatatcCCTAACAAATTTGTTGACTCATTATGACATCACATTATTCCATCACTGCATTATGTCAGGCCGGaaataacttaaatatttgcaaaatatttcaaGTTTGGTTACAAACATAGACTAATCTTATAAaaagatttcaaaattatcattttaatgcagatttttttaattgttcgATTACACATAGCAATCAGGCAATTTACCTATTATTTACAGGTTTTTTCAGATATGAGTGCTTATTCCAAATTACTGACAGATTCTATATTGGATTAAGCGCACTAGATGATTATAATGAAggatatatttttaaactatCAACAACTTTGATATGTCAACTTTGTAGCATGACATGCGAGAGTTATTGCACTAGTGAGgccaaataaattatgattatacATACATCCAATACCAATCTTCTACACAAAAAATGAGTGGTTTGATACAATCATAACGCAATTTAGGTATAGAATTTTGTAgtggaaaataaagaaagcaCAGATTCCCTCGTGGGATGTTCTCACCTTTTTTATTCATTACGAAAATTCACCGACGATTCAACTCTTTAATGTCAAATTCTCAATTgtaaatcagaattaaaactttattcgaatgttctaaaataaaataaaataattatttatttgttaaatataTCTCATCTAATAAAAGCTTACTAGATTAATAGTTCGAAAcatgtttataattataaatactgTATATAAGAAGTATTACGATTGATGACTTGATGTAATTTTTTGGGGTGGACCAAATATTCTTCCAAATGACTGAATCGATTCAAATCAAactaggagtattaaattggtaaggaattttcagatttttagaACACATCACTTTTTCCAAAATTCGAATATTCATTTCAGATGAGattgtttttaaaatcacaaaaattctGTTTAGTCCCACTTAGAATATATAtgtactatataatatatattttaattttacaatatagtatatagaataattaacaaaatttggtttcatcttttacaaataatttagCTTTTTAAGTTCGGTTAGGATTTACATTTAAATTCTTTGAATTttggaattatatttttttaatatatttagattAGACAAAATTCTTGATCCGAAATATATTTAGAgttcactttctttttattgGTAAATGAACATAACTTTAAAGGTCGCGTCATGGAGAATTTATACCCAAGACCTTTGGCCTCAATTTAGTACCcacttaataatttttatgtatgtTGTCGTCTATTTcaatgtatatattaatttagtaatttacatataattgTAGTATACCATTCTGACGATTAAAGTCATTAAAACtgattactattttttaaaatggaaagaaacaGGAAATCTTAGAATACAAGTGGAAATCTTATGATACTGagatatgtaaaaaaaatcttaaactgtattagaatattttttcgACACAGGAAATCTACTGCAGCATTGTAGCTAGCTAGTATCAAGCAAATTGCTTGtcaattccataaaattagtGTGTGGAAGTTGATTGTTGGTTGTTGCACTTGCATTTGTGAATTAATGTGACATCGTTCATTTCAAagataataaatgttttacttAGGTGgaccatttttcatttattttctatctcAAGTGGGtcaattggaaaaaaaaaagagtcaAATTGAAACCAGATTTCATAGTCATgagaaaatttcaatttctatttCCAACAACCAACCATAACCAGTGTGCAATAGGGATAGATCATAGATGAGATGCACttcaataaatatacattACTTTTAGTTATCCTTatcctttatattttatggagAGAAATGtaagagtattttttattaaatgttgGTGGacttataataatttttcgatTTAGAAATCGGCAGTAATCAGCCACACCaatctaatttaaaatattcctTGGGATttcacatgattttttttcacaaatctTTGCTAAAAGTGCGATGAACTTCATTCAATAAATCCAATCTAaaaagattatttaattttcaccTATTTATGTTACATGTTTGATATAAATATCTCAAGCAGTGAGTATCGAATTAATGGACGCTTTCCTGCGCGATATTAGAAGTTGTGTATATTATGCAGGTAATATTCAACTTTAATAAATGGACCATTTCCTTCAAGAACTAGCTTTAAAAACATGCTACGCGcctacaaataataattttttatcataatttgaaaagctataaatttaaataaagaaaacctagtatatgtaaatatactagattatttttaagataaaaCTACATAAAGACATTTTagtcatattaaaatttgtaatgaTAGTGAAACTTTATCTAGTgtaatttttctcttttatgtGGTTTGTAAATTATGTTATAAATGCATTGGTAAATAGTATCCACATTATTtcttgttgaaaataaaattgaagatatGAAATCACATGTGCAGGCAGCAAACACCATTAATCATTGATGAACATTTATTCAAAGTTTCACACCTAGATTTGGTACTTCTGTCTCAACAGAGTCAACACTAAGATTGTCTcctatcaatttttttctttttttttttttttaatttcattttagatATTTCCGTTTTATGCcctttttaaagaaaataatgctggaaaaaagataatatgtGTCATTGaaggaaaatatcaaaaattacAACTAAAGTCGAATTGAAAAGGGAAGAAATCAATTTAGATCTTCAAACATGTCATGAATAGATTATTTaactactagtagtacttcATCAATCGTATTTTCCTTTTGAAGTAATATTAACAATCGTGTCTTAAAAATAACTGAATGTACTTATGTGGCAAGATAATCTTTAACATTGGCATTCTTCATGTCCTTCTCAATCTTTtcctttaatttaaaactctCTTTTGACTAAATTTGGTAAATATATTGAGTGCACTGTATGTTACTATATTGCTCAATACATGAGTTAAACCATACATATCACAAAACACGTCTATCATGTGTTGGATGATATATATCGATAAAACCCTCACTCAATTATTATTAgaaatatagttttaattttccGTTGTATGTCTGGTAacttaaaattacaaaaggaTAAGTAAAAGGaaaggatgaaaaaaaaaaactttgcCATTGTAATTGGATGAACATGGTAGCAATGGCAGTcactacatttttatttacaaaaataactCAAGCAATTGTGAATACAAATCTTGAAAAGAAATGAGGCATGATAATGACAAAATTAACCCTCGTCCCAGACAAATCTGCATTTTGGTGTGAACACGAATGCATCAACATTAGAAAAATGTGGCAACCTGTCCATGCATTGACCCCACCTCTCTTATGGTGTGACAGACTTATCCacaatacttatttttttctatttaaaattttcctataattacatttatagATTAGTAGTAGCactatttattcaatttattaatgtGCATTAATGCTATGACTCATCACGATATGAGTTCATTATTCCACTTCAATAAAGTTAATATGTGCCATTAAATCTTATACCCTACTATTTATCCTTGTATTGAGGTTATTACCCCTAATAGAACGTCCCACATACCCTTGTTTCCAATGCAATACTTTATACCCTACTGTTTAATTTGTCCACTTCCATTTCTTACAAAATAAGACACAAACCGACAAAATATGTCTAAAAATGCAAAAGAGCTGCAGACTTCATCGCCATCACAAAAACACAAGATCTATACATTTACATGTACAAAAACGTGTTTTATGTAACTTCCCTAACCAAAGGAAAATttacaagaaaaaagaaaaagaaaaaaaaaaaaaacatcgtTCCATCGAGTAAGTTAAACACAATTACAAACTGGTttcacctctctctctcaagtCTCGACTACATTTGCTTCATCACAAGCCATCTTTTgcaaaaacttttaaaaaagcCTTCAACGTTAATCTCACTTGTcctaaaatatcaacaaaaacaCCATCCCTATCAAAGCTCAACGGCCACGGATGCGCGACGGCCTATCTCATGGTGGGCTTCATAGACGACGACGTAAGAGTGCGTGTCTGTGAGTGTGTTTGTGCTAGCCATGCCGCATTCCCATGAAGTAGTTGAAGTCATGATGTTGGACCCTCAATTGCTTTAGCCAAGAATCGGCCACGCTCAAGAGCGACGCCATCCTCTCCCGGTCAAGGTCGTTCTTGTCCGAGAGCCACACGTCTCCTTGCATCTTGTAACTTGCCAAACCAAATGGAGGGAGAGGGATGCTTTCCCCTTcctttcctttcctcttcaAATTCTCAACATCGTCCCCCATGTCCATGTCTATCATCATAATCCCGCCATTTTAAGAACGTgattaatcaagaaaaaggaaaaacgaGACGATGATGGAGTTCCTTGTTCATACCTTGAAACGAGGAGGAAAGGGTGTGGTACGTGAGGAAGCACGTTTGCAAGTCTCTAATCGTTCTACCAGTGGGAATGTGATAGATAGGGTACCTAGATTCACACGAGTGATCCATGAATTCTTGATTCCTTATTAGCTCAAATACGCGTAAAATCAATAGATATGATAGTACTAATAAGTTTAGAATGCTAACCAGGCGACAGCCATCCAACTAGCCGGTGAAAGATCTACACTTCTTAACGACAGTAATCCCGGGTGTCTTTGAGCTAAGCTACTAATCTGAGAAGCAAAGAATCAAGAAACTCAatccacaaaatctaaaactaTTCCTCAACAAGAACATGAAGGTAGAATAAAGAAGCAATGGCCTATATTACAGACATAGACATGAATCAAGAATAGAAAACCAGCCACATACGTTGCTTCGATTTTTCAAGTCAAAAAGGCTTGCCACTTATTACAATATTCCCCAATTACAGTATTTGATTCTTTCATATCACATCCAAATATTCTACCTCTCCTTTAGCAATTTGATCAAGAGTCAGTGATGTCAAACACGAACTCAAGCCAGTTAAACGGGGTTACCTTGTCCGTGAGAGGGACCCTTCCGTAGGGGGACGATCTCTCAAAGTACTGAAGGTAAAGATTACCCAATCTCTCATTCTGGTTCCACAAATCCTGCTCGCATATCCCCTCCTCGGACGAGCACCCATCCCACCTCGACAACTTCTCACTCTCGCTCTCATCGCTAAACGAATCACTAAACGAGTCCCTTGTCTCGCTCACAGAATCAGTTTCCTCCCTGCACCAAATGCAGTCTaatcaaatcaatatataCACATCTTCAGCTTAGCAACacaaattaactaaaacaagAACTCAATCAAATCCAATCCCAAATCAAGAATGGCGATCAGCTGGCAAATGTGGTTTCTTTACCTCAAGCAGTTTGCAGATGAACTGCTGGTGAAAATCTGGATTGCAGAGAGATAGGGCACGAAGTATTGAATTAGATTTTGGCCGTTGTCGGAGACGATCGGAACTCCGGCACCGTAAGCACTCCATTCATCAAAAGTATTCCAAAGATCAGCAAGAACAAAATAGTCAACTTTTTCCCTTTCCCATGGATGCCATAGCCTATTAAGCTTCCTTGTCTCACTCTATCCATAAAAAAAGGGGGGAATCAAACAAACCCCTCACCAATCAATATACCAAAATTGAATTCAACACTTTAAACAATTCTACAAATTGGAATTTTGGGAAtgaagaacaaataaaaaccaaaCCTTTGAGAGGAACTGAGATGGGGCAAGCGGCGTTGTGCAATCCAAGAAGCTTTCGAGGTTTGTTGTCTGCATTGAAACCTTGTCCAtgataaacatgatttcttcccttaagagagagaaagagagaatttGGTGTGATTCTCTCTCCTAACTCTTTTTTGAAACTTGGCACAGAGGAAGGAAAAAACCAAGAGGATTTTACgaggagaggaagagagaaattTGACGGGATTTTCctttccttctctctttctaatgtaaaaatgtaagaaaagCGAGAGAAAATTGTTCTTAAGAAACAAAGATTACTACCCTTTGACGTTTAGACAAACCATTTGCATAAACCGCAAGTCTTTATCAATATTtccctttcttcttttttatttgtgcaaaaaattcaatcttttaaCAAGATTTCTGATCACCGGAAAAGCCGGGCTCCGATCAGatttcaacaaaatccaatctttttcTCTCACCAAACccctgattttttttcttcaaatagaaaaattaaaatctcaCCCATCAAAATATAAGGGAAAAAAGACTAATTGAAAATCCTTACCTAatcaaagataaaaaaaaaacaattcacattttattctGGGAAAATGACATGCACCCAATTTGCGTATTGCGAAGATGAATTACGCGTTGTAGTGCGTGTGCTGTGTGTGAAAGCGAGCGAGGGGAATACTTGGAAGAGATGGGCAACGTTTTTTTCACGCGAAGAGAGGAAAAGGGCAGGCGTTTTGTGAGGCTGAAATTGTGAAAAATTGGATCTTTTTCCCTCTTAATATACAAGAAATCAACacactttattcttctttaatttttaggtgATAAAAAGGgaatcaacttttctttataaagAGAAACCGAACTGAATGAATGCGCTGTGTTTATGTATCGATTTTCAAAACCTGAATTTTGGTTTATCATTTGTAAGCAAGTGCTGGAATGCGTGTGCTGtggaagagagagaattatGAGAGTTGATTTCAACAGAAGTGAGACAATTCTCTTTTCTTCTATTATGGCATTATCCGATTAACTTTTCTCCACTATATCTACTTCATTCCTTGAATTTTTGTGTCTTATATTgatttggattattttattgggGTCCGAatcaatcatatttatttttcaataaatttataaaattgtttccttattatagttatatatacatattaatatagaaaatgttttaaatgTAAATCTTTAAACAATTATGAGAAAATTTCCATCTCTTTTTactgcaattaattttagatGGTGCGTTAACTCATTCCTTTTAAGTTTATGTGTGCATATTTAAAGAATATCACAtacaaaaaatgcataatttgtAATTGCTTGTACTATACTACTATACAATACATATTGATTAAGTTATTCCACATAGTATATGTTTTACTAATGAATACACCATACTATGTGATAGTATATCTATACGTATAAATTATCCGGGGAGTAATCAAATGCTAACTAATTCCCAATCCAGAACCCAGAATTTAAACATTATGTTGGAAATTTCTCAACATATAGATATAACTTTATCAACataatatgtaaatttaaatctcaacacaaagatataattttatcaacacaaatctATTGAGAAAGttttgtctttgtgttgataattttaatacataatattGTGATAGTTCTGGGTTCTGGATTAGAAGgttggttttattttaacgCGACCCTAAGTTATTCCATGTtgtatatatctatatattgaaattgCTAACTCAACGTGATATATATGTGAGTTACTACACATATTTGCTCTATATAAGTGTAGTATGGACAATAtgcatattttactttttaattataataactCCTTAAGTAAGGTCCTACTAGGTTTATTTAAATTGGTTTTAATAAAGTGAAATTGCAGACTCTTAAGTCAAGCGTGGCTTCCATTCAAGTATTCTCAAAGAAATGGTCCAttctttcaataaaatatccGCTATTTTCATGATAAGATTAAATTTAGTGAAAAGTAATTATTGGACTAGGCTAACTCCTCTTCTAAATCCTAATCGATGCGTAATTAATGGCTAAAGTAAACTAAAAGTATATTCCATATGTcccattttgttattttaattatttgctattaacattttcattatgcattatattatatgtagatctcatatttgattaattcaacccactcacatttattacaaaattaatagtagtatatgaaaGTATGACTTTTATTCTCTTAATTTTCTTAACTCACATTTTCAAGTGGCAAATGGAGAATATGTTGTATTTTGACTTATATAAAACATAcagtatgaaatttattttagcaTGCTTCACTTACAATCCAACGagcaaaaaatttaaaaatactggagagatattatcattttataaaagagGGAAAAACAAGTTAATATAGCGACAATATGAGGAGATGACAACCGGATCCCAAGGATCaaatctcattaaaatcacaaacataaaatacagAGAAAAAAGACAATGAGATGATAAAAAGACAATGAGATGAGGAAAAGAGTCATTAACATCCTCGTGCTGCTCCAGAGCagaaaatactattaaaagagtgtattttattctttagataaatattatatttccttagttccataaaaatatgtgcatttttcatttttgtacaATCTTGTAAAAGTATAGgaatttttatatgtagaaAGTTAATTCTTATTAATTACTCATGTTAACTACAAAAATTTCGCGATTTAGCAACGGAATTTAGCAGCGGACTCTGATCTGACACTACTAGTAGCGGACTTTGTAGCGGAACGTCCGTCGCCATCGTTAGTAGCGGATTTAGTAGCGgattttcattaatatttggCGGCATAACAGCGCGCCACATTTAGTAACGGATACGGTGGCGGATCAGTGCCTGCTAGTAATTAGTAGCAGATAAATCCgttactaataattatttatttattaattaaaagatttAATGAATATAGCAACGGATTTGCATCCGCTAGAAAAGAGTAGCAGACATATCCGctgctattattattttgtattgaaaaaatcaaaattttgaaattaaataaatttagcaACGGATTCCTATCCGTTAGTATGTTACAGCAGGGAAAATATCCGCTACTATTCTGCTGCTAGAATAATAccacttaatttaaaatttaattgaattatttatgaattagtTTTGTTACTCGctccgtccatgaaatattgtcAAAGTTTGAATcagcacaaattttaagaaatatgtagaaaagtgagttgaaatgGGTTAGCAGAATGTGGGTCTCgtacatatatattagttttataatagaatgtggtgcaaagagttagtggaaagtggagTCCAtgtacaaaaatgaaaaaaaaaaacaaagcaaaatgGACAACTTTTCacggacggaccgaaatagcaaaactggacaacatttcacggaTGGAGggattattaattaaaagcaATCCAAAAGTAGTTACTTcggaaatttataattaacaaaatttcacGATTTCGAGTTTGATCCAAAATAAGTATACAATTTTTAGtcagaataattattttttcttgaatttgaagatattcaatttaaaatttaatactttcttaaattattacGGAATGATTagcataatttatttaaagttaattcgtatttataaatctattttcaATGGAGAATgttgaaaaaatttgattatgtATGTACAATTTGTGTAAGTTGATTGTTATccaaataaagataaatgtacataaaatGTACACGTACATAATACCCctaagttttaaatttattgaattatatatgaattatttttgttattagttAATATTAGTAATACAAAAGAAGTGACATAGGAAATTCataacaaattttcatataattttgagtttgatcttaaataaatattttcccTTCGTTCTGCGGTAGTaaagtcatttcattttgtcaCCGATATTAAGAAAGagatatcaaaatatattaaatgaagagataataaagtggagtagtaaagagagaaaaataaagagaacattaataaagtaagagaaagaggaaaagatgttgatttttattaaaaagggaAACGATTTTACTATGGTGGAACATATTAgctattaaaatagaaagatgaCTCAACTATTATGGAGCATGgagcggagggagtacaatttttaaataaaataatcttaaatttgtagatatttaagataaaatttactaatattttccaTAAACTTTGTATGCGAATAATACCcttaaattatcaatttaattgaattatttataatattagtttt is drawn from Salvia hispanica cultivar TCC Black 2014 chromosome 6, UniMelb_Shisp_WGS_1.0, whole genome shotgun sequence and contains these coding sequences:
- the LOC125195993 gene encoding uncharacterized protein LOC125195993, with product MFIMDKVSMQTTNLESFLDCTTPLAPSQFLSKSETRKLNRLWHPWEREKVDYFVLADLWNTFDEWSAYGAGVPIVSDNGQNLIQYFVPYLSAIQIFTSSSSANCLREETDSVSETRDSFSDSFSDESESEKLSRWDGCSSEEGICEQDLWNQNERLGNLYLQYFERSSPYGRVPLTDKISSLAQRHPGLLSLRSVDLSPASWMAVAWYPIYHIPTGRTIRDLQTCFLTYHTLSSSFQDMDMGDDVENLKRKGKEGESIPLPPFGLASYKMQGDVWLSDKNDLDRERMASLLSVADSWLKQLRVQHHDFNYFMGMRHG